Proteins co-encoded in one Nicotiana sylvestris chromosome 7, ASM39365v2, whole genome shotgun sequence genomic window:
- the LOC138872861 gene encoding uncharacterized protein, whose amino-acid sequence MTWVLDAEIHLDAMGVGDAIKDKDKASTQDCAKALIFLRHHLDEGLKIEYLIVKDPFVLWNGLKERYDNLKLVTLPQARYDWAHLRVQDFKSVSEYNSAMFRITSKLKLYGDNISDYDMLEKTFTTFHASNMVLQH is encoded by the coding sequence atgacatgggtattggatgctgaaatccatttagatgcaatgggtgttggagacgccattaaagaTAAAGATAAAGCATCTACACAAGActgtgctaaggccttgattttcttgcgccatcaccttgatgaagggttgaaaattgaatatctcaTAGTGAAAGATCCATTTGTTTTGTGGAATGgtttaaaggaaagatatgacaacttaaagttggtcactcttccacaagcacgatatgattgggctcatcttagggtccaagactttaagtctgtttctgaatataattctgctatgtttagAATTACTTCCAAATTGAAACTCTATGGAGATAATATCAGTgactatgatatgcttgaaaaaacgttTACAACGTTTCATGCTTCCAATATGGTCTTACAACACTAG
- the LOC104216271 gene encoding uncharacterized protein — protein MVTIWPMTGYLNNPENVKELEDYAEKALDTCNAREGTKYVVEKILKVNGSGCRDFHFYITLTVKTSDGEKLYFQAKAVRSLEGSLYFPVVRPRAKGDKDIW, from the exons ATGGTGACCATCTGGCCCATGACAGGGTACTTAAATAATCCTGAGAATGTTAAGGAGTTGGAAGATTATGCTGAAAAGGCACTTGATACATGCAATGCTCGAGAG GGCACTAAATATGTGGTCGAGAAAATTCTTAAGGTGAATGGAAGTGGCTGCCGTGACTTCCATTTCTATATTACTCTTACTGTCAAGACATCTGATGGCGAAAAGCTGTATTTTCAAGCTAAGGCGGTGCGAAGTTTAGAAGGTTCTTTGTATTTCCCAGTCGTTAGGCCTAGG GCGAAGGGAGATAAGGACATATGGTGA